Genomic window (Ureibacillus composti):
ATAAAGTATTCGCTTCAACACCTGCCTCATGGATGGATGCTGGGTTTGCATAATATGATTCATTAACTTGAACAAATGTATCTAAAACCTCTTTATGTGGTTGTGTTGTTGCACTATTATCTAGATAAATCATTTTTCCTACCTTCTTTTCATGCTGTATTATATAAAATGCCTTGGCACTTTTTAGACTGCGTGCTGCACCTCGCCTAGCTAAACAAATTCATATAATATTATTTGGGACGAGTAACTGCAGAAACAGTTCATTTTGTAACGAGAGAACGCAGAAGCAATTTGCTTTTACGACATAGTTAAATAAAGCGTTGCAGGAGGGTGAGTTTTCATCCCAACTACTTGAGTAAAATAGTTAGCATACTATTTTACCATAAGAAAACCACCTACACATTGTGCGGTGGCTTTAATTTTTTTCATTATAACGCTAAATTGATTGTACGTATACAGGTACATTAAGGTTTTGCATACAATTCGTCTTGAATGATTTCTTCAATTTTTTTAATTGCACCTGGTTCAGCTGCTTCAACAGCAGTTGCGGCCAATTCTAAAGCTTTTGCGTAACGATAGTTAAGGAATGCATCCTCTGCTTCAAGTAATTGATCATTTAAATGTGTATTTGTTGCGCGATATCTATTTCCATATTGAATAATTCGCTCAATTAACTTCGCATTCTCGATCATTTCGATAGAGTGATCGTTCACTTCTTGAATACATCTTTGTGCATTTAGCAGATTATAGTTTACCGAATCCATATTTAGAGGAACTTCTTGAAGACTTTGCATAACAATAAAAATTTGTTCTTCCGCTTCTTCAAGTCTTGCATCCATTTCTTCTGGTATACCTGGAATGTTTGCCTTATGTAATCGACGATCCGTATCGTGCAGTAATTTTTTTAATGAATCTAGTTGTGTACGAGCTTTATTTTCATCAATACGTAAATTTTTCAAACGGTTCGAGAACTTCTCTTGTTCTTCTTTTATTTGTTCAATTTCATCGCTTATTTCAACTAATTCTTCCTGCAAGCTTGAGTATGCAGATTTTTCCTCATTCACTCTCATTAACAATAATTCAAATCTTTTCTGAATCACTTCAAGTTGCTTCAATCCTAATTTCGGAATTTCAGCTTCATCATCAGGTAAGTGATAGCTAGTTTGAACATACGCTGCTTCATCACTTACTTCTTTTGTTACACGCAATACTTCGCTTAATGATGAATATGTACTTTCACAATTTCTGTCAACAAACTTCTTTGCCATTACTTCTTTTTCAAGTAGGTCATAGTAATGTTCAATTTCATCATTTATTTCTTGAATACGGTCAGCAACTGTTGAAACATTTAAATTAGACATTTCACCTTTCAAACCTTCCAACTCTTGTTCAAGTGAATTTAAATATTCATTTAACTCCAAATGACGTAAATAATAGGATTGCTCTTCCATTTCACGTTGACCACTTCTCAAATCATGAATGGAGGTAGGGATTTTTGTTTGAATTTCAGTTAATAAAGTCGGAACTTCATTTAATAAATTCACTATTTGTTGTGCTTCAGTATTTAACGAAAGTACAATTTCCCTTGCTTGGAGATAATTACCGTTATTTGTCAGGGCATCAAACTGTTCAAACATCTCTGGAAATTTTTCAATTCTATCTTCCAAGCTTTTCAATGCAGGTCCGAATGAATATTGATGGGCCAGTAACGTTTTTCGTGCAGAACGATAATATTCTTTAATTTGCTCAATTTCAATGCGGTTTTTTTCTTCACTACCAATTAATTCTTCTAATTCAGATATAATTTGGTTTTTAGTTTTTTCACACTTTGCAATTTGTTCTTCAATCTCACGTTGAACTTGGGAAGCTTTTTTAAATTTAAATCGATCAATAAATTCTTCCGCATCAAAAAGCATTGAATCAATTTTGATGATAT
Coding sequences:
- the ezrA gene encoding septation ring formation regulator EzrA, yielding MNYIIITVIVLLALFIVGLIIRRKHSVVIERLEKEKMQIQHYPIFEELTKVKALNMNGQTEEMFEQWRNMWTEVMDVDIIKIDSMLFDAEEFIDRFKFKKASQVQREIEEQIAKCEKTKNQIISELEELIGSEEKNRIEIEQIKEYYRSARKTLLAHQYSFGPALKSLEDRIEKFPEMFEQFDALTNNGNYLQAREIVLSLNTEAQQIVNLLNEVPTLLTEIQTKIPTSIHDLRSGQREMEEQSYYLRHLELNEYLNSLEQELEGLKGEMSNLNVSTVADRIQEINDEIEHYYDLLEKEVMAKKFVDRNCESTYSSLSEVLRVTKEVSDEAAYVQTSYHLPDDEAEIPKLGLKQLEVIQKRFELLLMRVNEEKSAYSSLQEELVEISDEIEQIKEEQEKFSNRLKNLRIDENKARTQLDSLKKLLHDTDRRLHKANIPGIPEEMDARLEEAEEQIFIVMQSLQEVPLNMDSVNYNLLNAQRCIQEVNDHSIEMIENAKLIERIIQYGNRYRATNTHLNDQLLEAEDAFLNYRYAKALELAATAVEAAEPGAIKKIEEIIQDELYAKP